In Octopus bimaculoides isolate UCB-OBI-ISO-001 chromosome 14, ASM119413v2, whole genome shotgun sequence, the following are encoded in one genomic region:
- the LOC106882087 gene encoding matrix metalloproteinase-21 — protein MGNNVYTFTLYIKFRFYKSFNKNALVFDLPSDKCTGGRNIRRFDVVHYLRAHQNCDIDFDGSGGDIAHSWHTGNMHFDDDENFKAIYSPSVEGIYLLRVAVHEIGHVLGLNHTEKDYSVMYAIYNQDSNVDSEFELGWDDRKDVQKIYGVCRGAFNTVFDWVRRRPDNRFIFNTYFFRGNRYWMYENHANRTRYGDPLIISREWKGVPSDIDAYVHIWFYNHPGIVDVTYFFKGEHYYMYESMEAKVLDGWPKKISEGFGPKPNGTDRIPNNVDSVFFDMRDSNIYFFKGDMVYVYNPRGEGAPSKTGCCERISKITDEFPAAKGERPLEGNLDAVYYSYKKQSMYFLKGENVWRNSNFSRRQSPRKNTIRYEGKWYNHWYDICDVKSDTSATSGMINYAGD, from the exons ATGGGAAAcaatgtttacacttttaccttATATATCAAGTTTCGATTTTACAAGTCCTTTAACAAGAATGCATTGGTCTTTGATCTCCCGAGTGATAAGTGTACAGGAGGGCGCAACATTCGGAGATTTGATGTGGTGCATTATCTAA GGGCACACCAAAACTGCGACATTGATTTCGACGGAAGCGGAGGGGACATTGCGCATTCTTGGCACACGGGTAATATGCACTTTGATGACGATGAAAACTTCAAGGCGATTTACTCCCCATCTGTTGAGGGAATCTACCTCTTGCGAGTGGCCGTGCATGAAATTGGTCATGTGCTCGGCCTAAACCACACCGAAAAGGATTACTCGGTTATGTATGCAATTTACAATCAAGATAGCAACGTTGATAGTGAATTCGAATTGGGATGGGATGATCGGAAAGATGTTCAGAAAATATACG GTGTTTGTAGAGGTGCCTTCAATACAGTGTTTGATTGGGTTCGGAGACGACCAGATAATCGATTTATTTTCAATACCTACTTCTTCAGAGGTAACCGTTACTGGATGTACGAGAATCATGCAAATCGAACACGATACGGGGATCCGCTCATTATTTCACGTGAGTGGAAAGGTGTGCCAAGCGATAttgatgcatatgtacacatctgGTTCTACAACCATCCCGGAATTGTGGACGTCACCTATTTCTTTAAAG GTGAACACTATTATATGTACGAAAGCATGGAGGCTAAAGTTCTTGACGGTTGGCCAAAGAAAatctcagaaggttttggtcctAAACCAAATGGCACTGACCGTATACCAAACAACGTGGACAGTGTCTTTTTTGACATGAGAGACAgcaacatatatttctttaaaggTGACATG GTCTATGTTTACAATCCACGAGGAGAAGGTGCTCCTTCGAAGACCGGCTGTTGCGAGAGAATTAGCAAAATTACTGATGAATTTCCAGCTGCAAAAGGTGAACGTCCCCTTGAGGGTAATCTTGATGCCGTTTACTATTCATACAAGAAGCAATCAATGTATTTTCTAAAAGGCGAGAACGTGTGGAGAAACAGTAACTTCAGCCGGCGACAAAGTCCACGAAAGAATACGATTCGTTATGAGGGCAAATGGTACAACCATTGGTACGACATATGTGATGTGAAGTCGGACACGTCTGCTACTAGCGGCATGATCAACTATGCAGGCGATTGA